One Rhododendron vialii isolate Sample 1 chromosome 2a, ASM3025357v1 genomic region harbors:
- the LOC131316949 gene encoding glutamate receptor 2.7-like produces the protein MRHLVTMSKPRIPSQFSPTNRTSKSTTFLLPLLFSFLLVLSHGSFTTAETVTVNIGAVINADSRIGKEQKVAMEIAVENFNNTSTQHKLSLHFQAPGRDPLQAAYAAEELIKEKQVQALLAATTWHQSALLADVGTRAQVPVLSLSAAAVTPPLAQLRWPFLVQLASNASHQVNCIASILKSYKWKRVIAIYEDDAYGGDSGMLSLLSEALQSSGSVIEHSLVFPPLSSVSNPDGFVRDEVAKLLVKKSRVFIVLQSSLSLATHLFREANGLGLVGRDSVWVVTESVSSVLDSVDTSVISTMQGALGIDGVYSESGESFDKFRGKFKGVFRAEYPEEFSYEPGIHALRAYDSVYAIAHAIEKTSSSNRTQKMLLESILSSNFAGLSGEIRFDGGELLQRIPVFRIVNVIGKRYNELGFWSSDLGFREENTSSYGSESMEAWSDSVHWPGKLRGVPKGWVMPTVATPLRIVIPGNSSFEKFVKVVWSDAFGKGYSAPSGFCIDVFHAALSVLQLSYSLPYEFYPKNDTYEALVESVINKTYDAVVGDITILVNRSRYVEFTQPFAESGLSMVVPAKPDESKAWMFMKPFTKEMWTVTFLVMVYTMVIVWFLEHQSNPEFRGPWKDQLSTALWFTFSSLFFAHREKIQSNYTKVVVVVWLFVVFVVTSSYTASLTSMLTVPLLQPTVTDIEWLRRSNATVGCDGDSFVKDYLRNVLHFENVIEVGNQENYPKKFKSGNITAAFLELPYEKVFLKEYCDEYTATGPVYRFGGFGFAFQKGSPIATDFSEAILTISENGDLKRLEERWFNQLTSCSNYNSTTTEVDSLGLQSFWGLYLISGATSTLCFLFFLVRVIKKYCDSFRGNPGTMTPSRKGAWNRMARFVRFLRNGGIRSPARAPSIGRTQNLGVRDSMKWELVSPSEISDDHLQGPRPPEIKIPIRSE, from the exons ATGAGACACCTTGTTACCATGTCTAAGCCAAGAATTCCTTCCCAATTCTCCCCCACTAACAGGACATCAAAATCCACCACCTTTTTACTCCCTCTGCTCTTCTCCTTCCTGCTTGTTCTGTCTCATGGATCCTTCACAACAGCTGAAACCGTAACCGTAAATATCGGTGCGGTTATCAATGCAGATTCTCGGATTGGCAAAGAACAGAAAGTGGCCATGGAAATAGCAGTTGAGAATTTCAACAACACTTCAACACAGCACAAGCTATCCCTCCACTTCCAGGCCCCTGGCAGAGACCCCCTCCAAGCAGCTTATGCTg CAGAAGAGCTGATCAAAGAGAAGCAAGTCCAAGCACTCCTCGCCGCAACGACATGGCACCAATCAGCTCTACTCGCCGACGTCGGCACCCGAGCCCAAGTCcccgtcctctctctctccgctgCCGCCGTCACCCCGCCGCTAGCCCAGCTCCGGTGGCCATTCTTGGTCCAACTCGCCTCCAACGCCTCCCACCAAGTAAACTGCATTGCATCCATTCTAAAATCCTACAAGTGGAAAAGGGTCATCGCCATCTACGAAGACGACGCCTATGGCGGCGACTCCGGCATGCTCTCTCTCTTATCCGAAGCACTCCAGAGCTCTGGTTCTGTTATCGAGCACAGTTTGGTTTTTCCACCACTTTCTTCTGTTTCTAACCCGGATGGGTTTGTCCGTGACGAGGTTGCAAAGTTGTTGGTGAAAAAATCAAGAGTCTTTATTGTTCTTCAATCTTCTTTGTCGTTAGCAACTCATTTGTTCAGAGAAGCTAATGGGTTAGGTTTAGTGGGGAGGGACTCTGTGTGGGTAGTCACAGAATCAGTTTCTAGTGTCTTGGATTCAGTTGACACTTCTGTTATTTCCACTATGCAAGGTGCTCTAGGAATTGACGGGGTTTATTCCGAGAGTGGAGAGTCTTTTGACAAGTTTAGAGGCAAATTCAAGGGAGTTTTCCGGGCGGAGTATCCGGAGGAGTTCAGTTACGAGCCGGGAATTCATGCTTTACGCGCGTATGATAGCGTTTACGCAATCGCACATGCTATAGAGAAAACGAGTAGTAGTAATAGGACTCAGAAAATGCTTCTCGAGAGCATTTTATCTAGCAATTTCGCGGGTTTGAGCGGTGAGATACGGTTTGATGGCGGGGAGTTATTGCAACGAATTCCCGTTTTCAGAATCGTAAATGTGATCGGGAAGAGGTATAACGAGCTTGGTTTTTGGTCATCTGATCTTGGTTTCAGAGAGGAAAACACAAGTAGTTATGGTAGTGAGAGCATGGAAGCGTGGAGTGACTCGGTGCATTGGCCTGGAAAACTAAGAGGGGTACCAAAGGGATGGGTAATGCCTACGGTAGCAACGCCGTTGAGGATTGTGATCCCTGGAAATTcttcttttgagaaatttgtgAAGGTGGTATGGAGCGACGCTTTCGGGAAGGGGTATTCTGCACCTTCCGGTTTCTGCATCGATGTTTTCCACGCGGCGTTGAGTGTTTTGCAGCTGAGTTATTCTCTTCCGTATGAGTTTTATCCGAAGAACGATACATATGAAGCGCTGGTCGAGAGTGTCATCAACAAG ACCTACGATGCAGTCGTTGGTGATATAACAATACTGGTGAACCGATCGAGATACGTGGAATTCACGCAGCCTTTTGCCGAGTCTGGGTTGTCGATGGTAGTTCCGGCAAAACCCGATGAGTCTAAGGCATGGATGTTCATGAAGCCATTCACTAAGGAAATGTGGACGGTGACTTTTCTAGTGATGGTCTACACCATGGTCATTGTTTGGTTCTTGGAACATCAATCCAATCCAGAATTCAGAGGACCCTGGAAGGATCAACTCAGCACTGCCCTTTGGTTCAccttctcttcccttttctttgCTCACA GAGAGAAGATTCAGAGCAACTACACaaaagtggtggtggtggtgtggctcTTTGTTGTGTTTGTGGTGACTTCAAGCTACACAGCCAGTCTCACTTCCATGCTCACTGTCCCGCTTCTGCAGCCAACGGTGACGGACATCGAGTGGCTGAGGAGGAGCAATGCCACAGTCGGCTGCGATGGTGATTCGTTTGTGAAGGATTACCTGAGGAATGTACTTCATTTCGAAAACGTAATTGAAGTTGGGAACCAAGAAAATTACCCCAAGAAGTTCAAGAGTGGCAATATCACAGCAGCATTTCTTGAACTACCATATGAAAAAGTTTTCCTCAAGGAGTACTGTGACGAGTACACTGCCACTGGACCAGTCTACAGATTTGGGGGATTTGGCTTT GCATTCCAGAAAGGTTCTCCGATAGCCACCGATTTCTCTGAAGCCATTCTGACCATATCAGAAAATGGAGACCTAAAAAGGTTGGAGGAAAGGTGGTTCAACCAGTTAACAAGTTGTTCGAACtacaactccaccaccacagaAGTTGATAGCCTAGGCCTCCAAAGCTTCTGGGGCCTATACCTCATCTCAGGCGCCACTTCCACcctctgttttctgtttttccttGTTCGTGTAATCAAGAAATATTGCGATAGCTTTCGAGGAAATCCAGGGACAATGACTCCAAGTAGAAAGGGAGCTTGGAACAGAATGGCAAGATTTGTGCGGTTTTTGCGTAACGGAGGAATTAGGTCTCCGGCAAGAGCTCCAAGCATTGGTCGGACACAGAATCTAGGTGTAAGGGACTCTATGAAGTGGGAATTGGTTAGCCCTTCGGAAATTTCAGATGATCATTTACAGGGCCCAAGACCACCTGAAATTAAAATTCCCATAAGGAGTGAATAA